The region ATGATCGTCGTGAGCACGGTCCACGTTTTGAGGGTTTCTGCCTGTGTCAGCCCGCCGATTTCCTTGACGATCCAGAAGCCGCTGTCGTTGTACCACGAGAAGATGAGTCCGCCGGCACCGATCGCCGCCGCGACGTACACCGGGCGCGCGCTCGCTTGCTGGAGAAGCGGCGCGACGATGCCGGCGGTCGTCAGGAGTGCAACGGTGGTCGATCCCTGCACGATTCGCACGGCGGCGGCGATAACCCACGATGTGACGATGAGTCCGAGACCGACGCCCGAGAGGATGCCGGCGATGTATCCCCCGACGCCGGCTGCGGCCAACATCGCGCCGAACGCGCCGCCGGCGGCAGTGATGGCCGCGATGTTCCCGCCGGTTCTGAGCGCGCCGGTGAGCTCCTCGGACCATTCGTCCCTATCGACGCTGGTGAGTCGATAGTAGGTTATCGCTGCGGCGAGCGCGGCGACGGTCAGCGCGACGTTCGAATCGCCGATGAACGACGTGACCGCGTTGAGCGTCTCGTTCCCCCCGAAGAACGTACTGGAGATCGTCTGCGCGCCGATGAGCACCACGGCGAGCGCGATCGGCAGCGACGCCTCGAACAGGCCCGGCAACTCGTCTCTCGAACGGGTCGCGAGTTCGGTGAGTTCCTCGCCCGAGGTGTCGATCGAATCACGCAACGGGATGTCGAGCCGGCGGTTGATCCAGTGTCCGTAGAGGATACCGCCGACGATGGACGACGGGATCCCGATGGTGATGCCGACGACGATGAGCAATCCGAGATTGATGCCGAGTTCGCTCGCTACCGCGAGCGGTCCCGGTGTCGGCGGGACGAACGCGTGCGTGGTCGCGGCGCTCGCGCCGATGGCGACGATAAAGAGGGTGTAATTTTTCCCAACGCGGGCACGCATCGACCGCGCGAGCGGCGCGAGGAGGTAGAACACGTTGTCGAAGAACACAGGAATGGAGAGCACGAACCCGCTGCCGAACAGCGCGAGATACGACGAGTCCTCGTCGGTAAAGCGCTCGAACCCGCGAACGATCCTGACCGCCGCGCCGCTTTCCATCATCGTCTTGCCGATGACTGCGGCCATCAAGATCGGGATGCCGATGCCGGTCATCCCCTCACCGAAGGCGGTCGCGA is a window of Halococcus sediminicola DNA encoding:
- a CDS encoding GntP family permease; protein product: MSYHSIPLLFGQYDPAVAFLVGLVVVVLLLVQFDVPPFIGLVIAAFTVGVVTAEIPLGEVASRVATAFGEGMTGIGIPILMAAVIGKTMMESGAAVRIVRGFERFTDEDSSYLALFGSGFVLSIPVFFDNVFYLLAPLARSMRARVGKNYTLFIVAIGASAATTHAFVPPTPGPLAVASELGINLGLLIVVGITIGIPSSIVGGILYGHWINRRLDIPLRDSIDTSGEELTELATRSRDELPGLFEASLPIALAVVLIGAQTISSTFFGGNETLNAVTSFIGDSNVALTVAALAAAITYYRLTSVDRDEWSEELTGALRTGGNIAAITAAGGAFGAMLAAAGVGGYIAGILSGVGLGLIVTSWVIAAAVRIVQGSTTVALLTTAGIVAPLLQQASARPVYVAAAIGAGGLIFSWYNDSGFWIVKEIGGLTQAETLKTWTVLTTIISVMGLLSVLVLSTLFPA